Proteins co-encoded in one Streptomyces sp. NBC_01283 genomic window:
- a CDS encoding sugar kinase produces the protein MSALTQAHPSDVLTLGETMVALRGSGPLKLGGSMDVSIAGAESNVAIGLARLGHATRWAGAVGDDEAGELVLRTLRAEGVDVSGATRDPDAPTGLILFEPRLPEVTRVHYYRAGSAGSRLTAAAVEGAFAAPGAPRVLHLTGITPALGPAALDACRRALELAREHGTTVCLDVNFRSRLWSAEESAAVMRSWIPYVDVLIASDDELPLCAPEEATPGEARALLARGVGEVVVKLGADGATAHTTDGELHVPARPVRAVDAVGAGDAFVAGYLSALLDGEDVTGRLDRAVTTGAFAVASHGDWEGAPTRAELGLLGAGPGTVIR, from the coding sequence ATGAGCGCCCTGACCCAAGCACACCCTTCCGACGTCCTGACCCTGGGCGAGACCATGGTCGCCCTGCGCGGCAGCGGCCCGCTCAAGCTCGGCGGCTCGATGGACGTGTCCATCGCGGGCGCCGAGTCGAACGTGGCCATCGGCCTCGCGCGTCTCGGCCACGCGACGCGGTGGGCCGGCGCCGTCGGCGACGACGAGGCGGGCGAGCTGGTGCTGCGCACGCTGCGCGCCGAGGGTGTCGACGTCAGCGGCGCCACCCGTGATCCGGACGCGCCCACGGGACTGATCCTCTTCGAGCCGCGGCTCCCCGAAGTGACCCGCGTGCACTACTACCGCGCGGGCTCCGCCGGTTCACGCCTCACGGCGGCGGCGGTCGAGGGCGCCTTCGCCGCTCCTGGCGCGCCCCGCGTCCTGCACCTCACCGGCATCACCCCGGCTCTCGGCCCAGCCGCCCTCGACGCATGCCGCCGGGCCCTCGAACTGGCCCGGGAGCACGGCACGACGGTCTGCCTCGATGTCAACTTCCGCTCACGGCTGTGGAGCGCCGAGGAGTCCGCGGCGGTCATGCGTTCCTGGATTCCCTACGTCGATGTCCTCATCGCCTCGGACGACGAACTGCCGCTGTGCGCCCCGGAGGAAGCCACCCCCGGCGAGGCCCGCGCGCTGCTCGCGCGGGGCGTCGGCGAGGTCGTGGTGAAGCTCGGCGCCGACGGAGCGACCGCGCACACCACCGACGGCGAACTGCACGTACCGGCACGTCCGGTGCGGGCGGTGGACGCCGTGGGCGCCGGGGACGCGTTCGTCGCCGGGTACCTGTCCGCACTGCTGGACGGTGAGGACGTAACAGGCCGCCTCGACCGGGCCGTGACCACGGGCGCCTTCGCTGTGGCGTCACACGGGGACTGGGAAGGAGCGCCCACACGGGCGGAGCTCGGGCTGCTGGGAGCGGGTCCGGGGACCGTGATCCGCTAG
- a CDS encoding phosphoribosyltransferase, which produces MNDDVVWSGTWVAERLGVELAGDAGLSGMLGLALRRNPKRAHLLVSNVLGKHVPQLPSVVYAAGHDLGERVRTLLGDAEARRAVVLGYAETATGLGHCVADGIGLAPYLHSTRRPVDGVRSAGGFEESHSHATSHLLLPEDPRLLTGDGPLVLVDDEFSTGNTVLNTIRALHELHPRERYVIVALVDMRSPRDQGRLADFAREIGARVDLITTASGTVSLPDGVLEKGQALVEEYEASELPAPRREGGAVTRVDLGWPAGVPDGGRHGFAPEHRAALEAVLPGMAERVAEALAAEPAAGATPPRRVLVLGFEELMYAPLALGVALEERLRTDGTDAEVRYSTTTRSPVLAVADPGYAIRSRLVFPAHDAPADGPGERYAYNVAGGGFDAIVLVVDSVADRPELHAPDGLLAQLAAHAPRVLLAVVPSYVPGPASGRISRQASEQAFEQAPRRIPERIPERTPEHVPERPSMLPEPLRGPDFSSYAAEDVGWLLQDLSDVSLEAPTEEREEAIQSGGAHYAESLPVEYQPSQQYQELFRAALGTSAARIAQAVGTVTETVLAELPHSRKRGGTPTPRPVLVSLARAGTPVGVLMRRWAQHRHGLDLPHYAVSIVRGRGIDANALRWLAAHHDTADVVFVDGWTGKGAITRELADAVREFEESGGPVGFNPEIAVLADPGSCVRTYGTREDFLIPSACLNSTVSGLISRTVLRADLVGPDDFHGAKFYRELADGDVSLDFLDAVAARFDEVTDAVDAQVKELLSADRAPTWEGWAAVERISEEYGIHDVNLVKPGVGETTRVLLRRVPWKILARAGAGADLDHVRLLAEQRGVPVEEVAELPYTCVGLIHPQFTRGATGTDGKAVAAK; this is translated from the coding sequence GTGAACGACGACGTGGTGTGGTCAGGGACGTGGGTCGCCGAGCGGCTCGGTGTGGAGCTGGCCGGGGACGCGGGGCTGAGCGGCATGCTCGGCCTCGCCCTGCGCCGCAACCCGAAGCGGGCGCACCTCCTGGTGTCGAACGTCCTCGGCAAGCATGTGCCACAGCTCCCTTCCGTCGTGTACGCGGCCGGGCACGACCTCGGTGAACGGGTGCGCACGCTCCTGGGCGACGCGGAGGCCCGGCGCGCGGTCGTGCTCGGGTACGCGGAGACGGCGACCGGCCTCGGCCACTGCGTCGCGGACGGCATCGGCCTCGCGCCCTACCTCCACTCCACGCGTCGCCCGGTCGACGGAGTGCGCAGTGCGGGCGGCTTCGAGGAGTCCCACTCGCACGCCACCTCGCACCTGCTGCTCCCCGAGGACCCCCGACTGCTCACCGGGGACGGTCCGCTGGTCCTCGTGGACGACGAGTTCTCCACCGGCAACACGGTCCTCAACACCATCCGCGCCCTGCACGAACTGCACCCGCGCGAGCGGTACGTCATCGTGGCCCTCGTCGACATGCGCTCCCCGCGGGACCAGGGCCGCCTGGCCGACTTCGCCCGCGAGATCGGCGCGCGGGTCGACCTGATCACGACGGCGTCCGGCACGGTGAGCCTGCCGGACGGCGTCCTGGAGAAGGGGCAGGCGCTGGTCGAGGAGTACGAGGCTTCGGAGCTCCCCGCCCCGCGCCGGGAGGGCGGCGCGGTCACCCGGGTCGACCTCGGCTGGCCCGCCGGAGTGCCGGACGGCGGGCGCCACGGCTTCGCCCCCGAGCACCGGGCGGCACTTGAGGCGGTGCTGCCGGGGATGGCGGAGAGGGTCGCGGAGGCGCTGGCTGCGGAGCCCGCGGCCGGGGCCACGCCCCCGCGCCGCGTCCTGGTCCTCGGCTTCGAGGAGCTGATGTACGCGCCGCTGGCCCTCGGGGTGGCGCTGGAGGAGCGGCTGCGCACCGACGGCACCGACGCGGAGGTGCGGTACTCCACCACCACCCGCTCGCCCGTACTCGCCGTCGCCGACCCCGGCTACGCCATCCGCAGCCGCCTCGTCTTCCCCGCGCACGACGCGCCCGCCGACGGACCCGGCGAGAGGTACGCGTACAACGTCGCGGGCGGCGGCTTCGACGCGATCGTCCTCGTCGTCGACTCCGTGGCGGACCGCCCCGAACTCCACGCCCCCGACGGCCTGTTGGCCCAGCTCGCCGCGCATGCGCCGCGGGTGCTGCTCGCCGTCGTGCCCTCGTACGTCCCCGGGCCGGCGTCCGGGCGAATATCCCGGCAGGCATCCGAGCAGGCATTCGAGCAAGCCCCCCGGCGCATCCCTGAGCGCATCCCTGAGCGCACCCCTGAGCACGTCCCCGAAAGGCCCTCCATGCTGCCCGAGCCCCTTCGCGGCCCCGACTTCTCCTCGTACGCGGCCGAAGACGTCGGCTGGCTGCTCCAGGACCTCTCGGACGTGAGCCTGGAGGCGCCCACCGAGGAGCGCGAGGAGGCGATACAGAGCGGTGGCGCGCACTACGCCGAATCGCTGCCGGTCGAGTACCAGCCGAGCCAGCAGTACCAAGAGCTGTTCCGCGCCGCGCTCGGCACCTCCGCCGCCCGCATCGCGCAGGCCGTCGGCACCGTCACCGAGACCGTGCTCGCCGAGCTCCCCCACAGCCGAAAGCGCGGGGGGACCCCTACCCCCCGCCCCGTCCTCGTCTCGCTGGCCCGCGCGGGCACGCCCGTCGGCGTACTGATGCGGCGCTGGGCGCAGCACCGGCACGGCCTCGACCTGCCGCACTACGCCGTGTCGATCGTGCGTGGCCGCGGCATCGACGCCAACGCGCTGCGGTGGCTCGCCGCCCACCACGACACGGCCGACGTCGTCTTCGTCGACGGCTGGACGGGCAAGGGGGCGATCACGCGCGAACTCGCCGACGCGGTAAGGGAGTTCGAGGAGTCCGGTGGCCCGGTCGGCTTCAACCCGGAGATCGCCGTCCTCGCCGACCCCGGCTCCTGCGTCCGCACCTACGGCACCCGCGAGGACTTCCTCATCCCCTCGGCCTGCCTCAACTCGACGGTGTCCGGCCTGATATCGCGCACCGTCCTCCGCGCGGACCTCGTCGGGCCCGACGACTTCCACGGCGCGAAGTTCTACCGCGAGCTCGCCGACGGCGATGTCTCCCTCGACTTCCTGGACGCCGTCGCGGCCCGCTTCGACGAGGTGACCGACGCCGTCGACGCCCAGGTCAAGGAGCTGCTCTCCGCCGACAGGGCGCCGACCTGGGAGGGCTGGGCCGCCGTGGAGCGGATCAGCGAGGAGTACGGGATCCACGACGTGAACCTGGTCAAGCCGGGCGTCGGCGAGACCACGCGTGTCCTGCTGCGTCGCGTGCCCTGGAAGATCCTTGCGCGCGCGGGGGCGGGGGCCGACCTCGACCACGTACGGCTCCTCGCGGAGCAGCGAGGCGTGCCGGTGGAGGAAGTGGCCGAACTCCCTTACACCTGCGTCGGATTGATCCACCCTCAGTTCACGCGCGGCGCCACCGGCACGGACGGCAAGGCGGTGGCCGCCAAGTGA
- a CDS encoding zinc ribbon domain-containing protein — protein MPRYEYRCRSCGDTFELSRPMAESAAPASCPAGHEDTVKLLSTVAVGGSASTSAPAPQGGGGGGCCGGGCCG, from the coding sequence ATGCCCCGATACGAGTACCGCTGCCGTTCCTGTGGTGACACCTTTGAGCTGAGCCGCCCGATGGCCGAGTCCGCCGCCCCCGCGTCCTGCCCCGCCGGGCACGAGGACACGGTGAAGCTGCTGTCGACGGTGGCCGTCGGAGGCTCGGCCTCGACGTCCGCCCCTGCCCCGCAGGGCGGTGGCGGAGGCGGCTGCTGTGGCGGGGGCTGCTGCGGCTAG
- a CDS encoding HAD family hydrolase has product MPDAEAPRLLCVEVYESKPLSYVTETAAGLLDEVGRGTVFVPTTTRTREQYGRIHLPGPAPEFAICANGGHLLVDGVSDPEWRAGVGRRLAAECASLDEVRAHMVRTADPAWLLKERVAEDLFAYLVVERSLLPDGWVKELAVWAEGRGWTVSLQGRKIYAVPKPLTKSAAVREVARRIGAEEILAAGDSLLDADLLLAADRSWRPGHGELADTGWRAPGLTVLPERGVAAGEEILRGFLAASGSPGTAHG; this is encoded by the coding sequence ATGCCCGACGCCGAAGCGCCGCGCCTGCTCTGCGTCGAGGTGTACGAGAGCAAGCCGCTGTCGTACGTCACCGAGACCGCCGCCGGGCTCCTCGACGAGGTCGGCCGCGGCACGGTCTTCGTGCCGACGACCACGCGTACGCGCGAACAGTACGGCCGCATCCATCTCCCGGGGCCCGCACCGGAGTTCGCGATCTGCGCCAACGGCGGGCACCTGCTCGTCGACGGGGTGTCCGACCCCGAGTGGCGTGCGGGCGTCGGCCGCCGCCTGGCCGCCGAGTGCGCCTCGCTCGACGAGGTCCGCGCGCACATGGTGCGCACCGCCGACCCGGCCTGGCTCCTGAAGGAGCGGGTGGCCGAGGACCTCTTCGCCTATCTGGTCGTCGAGCGCTCCCTGCTGCCGGACGGCTGGGTCAAGGAGCTCGCCGTGTGGGCGGAGGGGCGCGGCTGGACCGTTTCGCTGCAGGGGCGCAAGATCTACGCCGTGCCGAAGCCGCTGACGAAGAGTGCGGCGGTGCGTGAGGTGGCACGCCGTATCGGCGCGGAGGAGATCCTCGCCGCCGGTGACTCGCTCCTCGACGCCGATCTGCTGCTCGCCGCCGACCGCTCCTGGCGACCGGGGCACGGCGAGCTGGCGGACACGGGCTGGAGGGCGCCGGGGCTCACGGTGCTTCCGGAGCGCGGGGTCGCGGCGGGGGAGGAGATCCTGCGGGGGTTCCTCGCGGCGTCGGGATCACCTGGGACTGCCCACGGGTGA